In Amphiura filiformis chromosome 2, Afil_fr2py, whole genome shotgun sequence, one DNA window encodes the following:
- the LOC140141456 gene encoding uncharacterized protein, whose translation MRVMKKKRMLNLLVILSVISGILFVKFIGSYHWYTLRPTVPTEIYQSGIFVNFRESELKSISSYPGVSTNQLDQECNVPRFDPSTKPDPQVQCKRLKPMNGSCKIADDLFFSEPTETCSHQKTNNICEVIKDAKGAPLAKCSHTMCKSTILFGIIDWNTGDLEWSQITNTTNLEARIQSLVEQPPEKPHFGFCFIKCIGEEKGKVVNGTREEDNYIQTYATQLLLLPPQIVTSNLSSAKTHTGVNINLIWLDSTSHSHFMRSMPATIKSLKNMRRQETGYVFSYNLYQALYSHTIQTARALFSGVISKGEEGNIQSKRMMRRYKSGGYEIYWSCDLCWKNVWGLVSKLRTNRTWQSVQKALAEVGIDRIDMTLSSCEALRGRFYFQTNEAKCYNGKYQHSYILSHLDELQKQLQKADHGNNYGELFEKTGEARVEMHHPILIIHASKNLPQIIGEDKMKALLLNQDRLVSILDLHYAFHTLAPGGSIEVATEHAQYNVEPMGLLAPIDVNRTCDSIPMIQPNVCICESYNTKYVVNGTRQMMVAEFALGEINNAILNQFRAAHPDAATGFGSCQRLVASWFGNVGETYEKDEVTTKLDIHVLGEDVFFITVLISKPTI comes from the exons ATGAGGGTTATGAAGAAAAAGAGAATGCTCAATTTACTGGTGATCCTGAGCGTCATTAGCGGCATCCTATTTGTCAAGTTTATAGGCAGTTATCACTGGTATACATTGAGACCAACAGTACCAACCGAGATATATCAAAGTGGTATTTTCGTTAATTTCAGGGAGTCGGAATTGAAGTCGATTTCGAGTTATCCA GGCGtgtcaactaatcaacttgaCCAAGAATGCAATGTGCCACGTTTTGACCCATCTACCAAACCAGACCCACAAGTACAATGCAAACGCCTGAAGCCAATGAATGGTTCTTGCAAGATAGCAGATGATTTATTTTTTTCCGAACCCACAGAAACATGTTCACACCAAAAAACGAATAACATTTGTGAGGTAATAAAG GATGCGAAGGGTGCGCCATTAGCAAAATGTTCCCATACGATGTGTAAGAGCACCATTCTCTTCGGCATCATCGATTGGAACACAGGAGATTTAGAATGGAGCCAGATTACTAACACCACCAACTTGGAGGCCCGCATCCAGAGCCTTGTGGAACAGCCACCAGAGAAACCACACTTTGGGTTTTGCTTTATCAAATGCATTGGCGAGGAAAAGGGAAAAGTAGTGAATGGCACACGAGAGGAAGATAATTACATTCAAACTTATGCGACGCAGCTGTTACTACTCCCACCACAGATAGTCACGTCGAACTTGTCGAGCGCAAAAACACACACTGGAGTTAACATCAATCTGATTTGGTTAGATTCAACTTCTCATAGCCATTTTATGCGTTCTATGCCAGCTACGATTAAATCGTTAAAAAATATGAGGAGGCAGGAGACTGGTTATGTGTTTAGCTACAACTTATACCAAGCGTTGTATTCCCATACTATTCAAACGGCGAGGGCGCTGTTCTCAGGCGTTATAAGCAAAGGAGAAGAAGGGAACATCCAGAGTAAAAGGATGATGAGAAGATATAAAAGTGGGGGTTATGAGATATATTGGTCGTGCGATTTATGTTGGAAAAATGTATGGGGACTTGTAAGTAAACTTAGAACCAATAGGACATGGCAAAGTGTACAGAAAGCTCTCGCAGAAGTTGGTATTGATAGAATTGATATGACATTATCTAGTTGTGAAGCTCTTAGAGGTCGATTCTATTTTCAAACTAATGAGGCAAAATGTTACAACGGAAAATACCAGCATAGTTACATCTTATCGCATCTAGATGAATTACAAAAACAGTTACAAAAAGCTG ATCATGGCAATAATTATGGAGAATTATTTGAGAAAACAGGTGAAGCTCGAGTTGAAATGCACCATCCAATATTAATTATCCATGCCTCAAAGAACTTGCCTCAAATAATTGGAGAGGATAAAATGAAGGCATTGTTACTTAACCAGGATCGGCTCGTCAGCATACTTGATCTTCATTACGCTTTCCATACACTAGCTCCAGGGGGCAGCATTGAAGTGGCAACGGAGCATGCTCAGTATAATGTTGAACCGATGGGATTGTTAGCACCAATTGATGTCAATAGAACATGTGATTCAATCCCAATGATTCAACCTAATGTATGTATATGTGAAAGCTATAATACTAAATATGTTGTCAATGGCACAAGGCAGATGATGGTGGCAGAATTTGCTTTAGGAGAGATAAACAATGCAATACTGAATCAGTTCCGAGCTGCACATCCTGATGCAGCGACTGGGTTTGGTTCGTGTCAGAGACTAGTAGCATCATGGTTTGGTAATGTAGGCGAAACCTATGAGAAG GACGAGGTAACCACGAAGCTAGATATTCACGTACTTGGCGAAGATGTTTTCTTTATTACCGTTCTTATTTCAAAACCAACCATATGA